The sequence below is a genomic window from Lolium perenne isolate Kyuss_39 chromosome 7, Kyuss_2.0, whole genome shotgun sequence.
ggccgtgtccgagtctgtctcgaacagatctattctgggtcggttttctatgtatcttttcgacttctggtcgtcctgaacccctatataagtgcccaggacgcccccaaattaggtttaggccacgtttaagataaaccctagttcatagttgattgctttgcaactctattgaaactCTACACCAATCCGCATCGATTCggtgttttgctactgaaagtCTTTTGTGATCTGCTGtttcattgggaattagaaggttgcaacttaccgcttcgtggtcggcggctacgtgcgcaagtgtgtggagttgcgaatatcttgctgagttgagagttgttgcattggcgacagggatctGCCGAGACACTCGTCagcatcatacaagttatcatccacttatcatcgattccatccgctgtgttcatcgtgtgttcatcactacCTCCGtcacttactgagaagatcgggcaaccccttatcacacATATTGTCTTTTTAAAAATATGTTGTTTCACAATGGGAGCATCTGTCCTATGAGCCAAAATGGATTTCCATGGGTGTACTACGTTTTGTGACAACAAATACCTGCAAACATTATGCAAAATATGACCTTTTatgaataaaaaaataaaaaagaagtGTTAGTATGGCAAAGTTATCATACTTTTGTATGATGTTTTTGCAAATGCTTGTGTACTATATCATAGTGTACACGTATGATTTTTTCAAATTCACAAAATGTATATAACAAGTGGGCTGGTGTTCGGTGTTTTCAATTTTGGtttgatttaaaaaaaaatccaCCAGAATCTCCATTTTCTTTTGAAATTTCAGAATTATTTCGTCCTATTTCATTAACTTTAAATGTATTTTTTTAAATAGCTTCAATTGATTTTTCCCAGAATCTAATCCAGAATGTTCGACGAGTATACATTTCAAAGCCCATGGAAGTTTTGTTGAAATATTAATCGCTGGTGGTGTTCCTGCGATTCTTGTTTTGGCTCTTACATTACATAATGGTGTGGAAGTGTTGCTACTAAATTAGTATATTTCTTTGAACTAAAAACCTCAAGATTTGCATGTTGGTTAACATTCATTCGTGCAACTAACTCTAGGTGCTCTGACACGGATCGAGCAGTAAACTAAAGCAAGCTAGAAAGCCGGTAGAGCAAACAAGGTGGTAGTAGCCGTAGCAGGTATACCGTTATGAGGAGGAGCCTCCTGAGCTGGAGCTTCTTAGCGCCGGCGATCTTCTGGGCGAAGGCGTCGCCGCATCCGGCGAGCACGCCGGAGGTGACGGTCTTGGTGCGGAGCAGGTGCGCGCGGAGCTGCCTCATGTAGGCCTCCCCCGCCATGGCCTCGCGCTCACTCAGTCGCAGGGTGGCAGGTCGGTCGTGCGGATTGGAATGCTCTGAACGTCGATGGCCTGCAGCTACCTACAACTACAAGTGAGCGAGTGAGTGAAGAGAGATCGGAAGGGAAAATGGCCGGCACGATTGAATAACGAGCGGCCTGCAGCGAATCAGGCATCGGTTTCAGCATATTCTTCTCAGATCAACTTCTAGTCGTTGGGTCTTGCCCAAACATCGGTCGCATCAATGTCCTCAGTACAACCTGGTATATGGTCTCAGGTATACATGCACGCACACACGCTCGCAGGACCTCTGCACTGTTGCACTTAACCCTGACGATCAAATGCCTCTAGGGTTTTAGGTTAGTGACAGTTTTTTGTTCTATCGGTTAGCCATGTCTTTGTGTTTTCAGTTTGTTTAGCTGAATTAGAGGTCAGTTTCAGCGAGTCTGTTCCCGAGCTGATCGAGTGGTTGGCCTGGTGCACACCTCGAGTACACGCGTGTGTATCGGATGGTGGCTTGACTGAGTGATCGTGGGATGGCACGATTAGCAGCAGCTCCCGTCATGCCACTTAGTTAGGATCTTCAGTTATCGCATCGCTTAAATAACAGAGAAAAAactggcgatttacacaaaaataacccttttgtgtaacaaaagcacagactgaccctccggccaaactatttcacccatctaacccttttatgtggcgcccctctcatcggcgccacacctccctgtgtggcgcccgtgccaGCGGCGCCACTTGCCCATCCGACGTGACGCGGTCGACGCTGATGTGTGCTCCGCtctgacgtggcaggatgtgtggcgccgctcttaTCGGCGCCACACAGTGAAACTGTTTTGCCggtcggaagggcgccacacatccacttatgtgtggcgcccgcgcccgccccaGCCCGAGCCATCCTCTCTTCTCCTTTCTATTTCAGCGCAAGAACAGAAGCGGCCGgcggttcctcctcctccccaccctcTCCCCCCACCAAATCGACCACCAAATCGTCGGATCAGCCCGGGCAATCTCTTCCCCATCCAATCCTCAAGGTAATCCCCTTCGAATCCTttccattcatccactaatttcatagatcttgctagatttgaacatgaaccctagacatggaattTTTTTTGGTGGACTCTATTGTAGTGTATGTGTTGAAATTCAtagcctcatgtatgcatgtgtttgaaccatagatttgttggaatcctagatatgaaattttacatgtatgtgttgaaaccctatgtatgtatgtgttgaaatgtctactatttgcttagcaaatgcattcaaatgtgttacatatgcctagtatttgcgttggaataactcatatttgttagaaatggctcataatatggtgtatttatgtaaacatgtaggatggtgtatcTTATAGATCATGAGTATGACAAGGATCACCGGGCttttcatatgacggagaagagaaGGGTTCTTCACcccttgaagattcgttaccacggCACAGTAAGTGAAAtgccgtatgacgagaggtacacggagttcatccagcctaccggtcttctcccgttcatcacgcttgtaagccggggggccgaacatgaacgccgcggcactcaccgcccttgtcgaccggtggaggccggagacgcgcaccttccacttgagggccggcgagatgacccctactctgcaggatgtttccatgatccttgctcttcctattcagggcgagccactgtgtatgaacacagcttctgatgggtggcgccagcagatggaggcgcttattggcatggctcctccggCGCCAGAAGATCCAAAGGATAGAACTCCCGCTGACGCATCTTTCTCTTGGATCAGGACTCACTTTGGAGAATGCCCGGAAGGGGCCGACCGTGACACTGTCAAGACATACATCCGAGTGTACTTGTGGTATATgctttcgaggactctctttgctgacagtggtgggaagttggcccattggtgttggctcaaggcgcttacggtgttggagcacccgtggagttggggaacatcggcacttgcctacctgtaccggcaggtgatgatttgctgtatgtactattcttctatagtagtctgctagacaaagtactaaccaaatgtcttattttcgcagttggacgaagcttgtcgcaggactggAAAGGGTggtattggtggatgcttgctcctactttccgtatggagctgggaccgcctatcagttgggaGGCCCAGGATACTCAATGAGAGGTCGTGGCCTCATTACCGGAACAACCCTaatcgggagcccacttgggcatacctttgggaaaatgtctcggagatgacgagcgatccaatgATCATGTACAAGCAGTACACtgaggagttggacactcttacctctgagcaggtaaccgatttCAAGCCATCACTCTTTTGCTATCCTATTTCATAAgtttcattgccatgttgtaaattttgaaatatttgtatgctgcaggtggattgggagccatatggtacctaTTACCGTATTGGCTCGGCGATGActgacctcaaccacaagtgcTTGGAGGAGGCTGGTTTTTGGCGTATGCggtgcccactcatatgcatgtggcttgttgaatatcaccagccgcacagagtgatgagacagtttgggttgtatcaggagtgcccacctcagtggcaagacacggaccacGCGCTCCATAGGTAAACTTCTTAAACCATGCGATTGAAACTTCTTGATCATAGGAAGCGATACACCATGCGATTGAAACTTCTTAAACCATGCGATTGAAACTTCTTGATCataggcttgataggcagcgccAGAGGAAGATCACGAATTGGCCTGAACATCATAGGATTCACGTGacagcgttccaacactgtttggaGGCGGTACGGCTTGGCGGACATGTCGAGGTTGTCCCGTACGACGcggccgctttcaacaactatctccaatggtttcatgaaagcacgcgtatcgagttagtgaacCACGCGTACGATGAAGACATCTTGGAGGACCCCATCGCgttcgatgaggttgcgcaaagccagTACGACAGGGCTGCTCGGaaagggagatcgacttctattgcttcctcgctgaacttcgtggtaataTATTCTCTCATTAGCTACTACATCATGTATATTGGCATGTGCTTGCTCAAATTGTGTATAATATGTTTGTCACAGTGGACcgagatccaaaaaacagctgaCGATTGCGAGGTTATTTGGGATCAGAGTCATAGAGATGAAAAGCCTGTCGGACCGATGcggcatttcattaaggtatgatcactAACTTTGAATGTAAGCTATTATGTTCGGGTGGCTTTGTAACCATTACTTtcatgacgcagaacactgcacggaagatgcggcggttagccaacttgctaggttgccgccAAGGCGAAATTGCTACATCCTCTTCTGAAGAACCGGAGATTTGGACATGTGCTTAGTAATTTCTTACCGTCAAACATGTGCTTAgtaatttcaacttttgtaatctcatatgttcatgtttgtgaagattcctgacgacACCATTCTGAGTCAAAGTATTAGTCGAGGCAAGAAGCAAGCCACACGGTCTGCGTACCAGTTGAAGCCGAGGGGCAATGCTCCAAACCGatacactccggaagattatgtcaaccgaggaaagaaggctGTGATCGAGTCCGATGAGTAGCCGCCGCGGAGATCagctttgaggaggatgaggaacaATGAGGCGTCAttttcagaggaggaggagcagcaggtgCAGCAGGAAGaagagccacggcagcggacgaaaaGGAAGGCCGCCCGGAAGCAACCCGTGAGGAGGGGACGTCGATCTTAGATGGATTTGCTAcgtgttgtgaactctatcttcgTTGATACGTATTGTGAACTCTATGTCATTTGGGACCATGTCGTCATTGCTACATGTTGTTTCAATTCTATCTTAAATTGTATGCAACTATGTGGTACGATGTTAGCTATGATGTTGTTATGTGTATGATGTGTGTGTGAAATTGCCGTTGATATGAGTAGAAATAGTGTATTCAAAACTGTTGACatatggtagaaattttcatggtttaGCACAAgtcactgtgtggcgcccatggcataGGCGCCACATTGCAtagtgtggcgcccatggcatcggcgccacacatggcaacttatatcaacatatatgttgaaaacatccaggggctccggacgcttagggacttagccgttttagcGACCCTGTTTATGTGGCGCCCGTGGCGCcggcgccacactgcactgtgtggcgcccgtggcatcggcgccacacaaacatggtcgccaaaacggctaagtccctaagcgtccggagcccctggatgtcttGGACAATTATaacaggatgtgtggcgcccttgccatcggcgccacactttcaatctgtggcgcccatgggagcggcgccacacatcctgccacgtcagaCTCGAGCACACATCAGCGTCGGCCGCGCCACGTCGGATGGGAGAGTGGCGCCGctcgcatgggcgccacacagtgaggtgtggcgccgatgggagggacgccacacaaaaaggttagatgggtgaaatagtttggccagagggtcagtctgtgcttttctttcacttttgggttatttttgtgtaaatcgccgaaAAAACTAGAAAAGTTACAAGTTGAGCGCAGCACCCAAAATCTTCCATGTTCACTCTCTCTTCGTGTTCGAGTTTGATCTGCATGTTTGACAAGTGGTACCAGAGCCCCGTTTGAGTGGTTCCTGTATGGCCATGGCCGGCAGCAAGATGAACGCTGGAGAGGGATGCAAGGAGACGAGCAGCCGATCACATAACTTTTAATGTTTAAGATAAAGATACTCGAGATTCATTAGATCTAGATACGCATCCAAGAGAACACATACTACTAGCTTGGATGAACTCCCTTTCAAGTAGTGCGAACAAACTGCATTTTCAAGGAAACTGAAGGACAATCGGTGCAAAACAGTTTAGCTTGACTACAAAGGTCTTCGGCAATGTCCTATCATCCTGGAGGCTTTGGAGCTAAATGCAAAATTATTGGAACATACATGAATATACCCGTTTAATCATTCAAAAATTCAAGTGTATTTGATCATTGTCTACTGAGCAATAGTCAAGTAATTTTGAAGGTAGGTTTAGACTTGTCTAAAGGGCTAAATAACAAACAGAGGAAGAAGGCGTTGATGATGTTGATCTGTTAAGTAAATAAATACCATAAGATTGTTGGATCCGCATTTAGGGAGGAAAAATTCCTTGGAGTGACGAAGAGAATTCTTTGCTTGTTTCCGATTGCCCAGTTGGTTCTAGTGAAGTATATCGCTCTGGTGTGGTTAGTGGCAATTTGAAGTGTGCTTCGGTGGAGTTCTTGGCCTTACATGAGTACTGAAGTCAATATCAGTTTCCTAGTACACCTGATTGCTAGCAGATTTCAGTTACTCACTCGCATGAGAACATGACATAGTTTCACAATGACAAATGCTGGGGAGCTATATTTATCTAATAAGCTCACTGTTAATCACGCAATTGTACTGATTGGACGGGAGCATCAAGCTTTGTGAGAATGCCAATTCTATAGAGCACACACCCACCTATATGTGTCTCCCGATTTTTGTAGCCTTGTATTTTTAGATCTAGTACTTTTTCTAATATAATAGTAATTAATTTGGTCCAACTTATGTGCACACCTCGATTTGGTTCAATTCAATACTTCTCGAGGATTTATAGTAAACCTTTTTACTTTGTTGTGACTCATCATGTTACAAACCGTCTGTTTTCTTATTAATACAACCTTGCTTTATTGTGTTATATTTTCATTTTTAATAATAAATATCATATTTAACATTAAAATAAAACTTCTATATTGCCTTGTTTACTAGTATGTTTTTTTACATTTGTATTCATCACAATCTCAATGAAAGAAAAAGGATAAGCCTAGTCAAGAAATTAATGCATGCCGCTTGATGTATTGTAGCAAGTGCAAGTCTATGTGTATGCTCATCCATATTGTCCTCAGGATCTTGCTCGAGTGTAGTAGATTGTATACATACTGTTTATGTGGAACTAATAACACTATTCTAGAGTGTGTGAGTTGTAACCATTAGTTTTCATTTAACACTCCCCACTCTAGCTCCTTGGCGGGGATGGTGGTCTCTTGCTAAACTTTCTCATTTAGCTATCGGAATTAATGGTTAGCTAAACAAAACTATCCGTGCACATTTCTCGGGCCGGGCCTAAAAATCCTAAAGTTGAATACCTAGGCCTAAGCCTGGCATGGTCCAACCATTAGACTTACAAACCAGGCTCGAGCAAGATCTTAGCCTAAATCCCATTTGTGCAATCCCAAGCCCGACCCGATATGTAAGCCTGCCATGGGATTTTTGGGCCATGTCGCGTCCAGCCATCCGGGCCACGCTGTCCATGCCCAGATATACTTTGTATCAAAATCGTATTTTTCATACCGTGGCTAAGTGTTTAAAATTAAAATACCATAATATCTCACGATGGGCGTCCTAGATTAACATCGGGCCCTGCAGTCCGTGGGGTCCTTTTTCTCTATGTAAATTTGTTAGCTATAAAAATGCACTAATTTACTATTACATGATCCCCTTTAACCGTTACAAAGTGTCTAACATCACGTGCTAGAGTTGGCTATTGCATTAGACTAACTATACGGCTAGTATCTtaggctagtcatagtggggagtaacatagagtGGTAACATGTACATGTTACTAATCTATCACTAGTAAAGAATATCTTACTAGTCGCGTGCTGAATTTGACTACCAGTCGTGTACCCCAGCCCGCTAGTGGTACCTTGCCAGCGGTAAGATGTTACTACTACAAGAACTTGGAGTATGAATGATGAAATAGGGCTGACGTTTGAGAAATCCGTCAGCGAATGTCTTTTTTCCATGACAGTATCGCATTTTCGCGTCACATGTCGTGTTTTGGGCCGCTCGGCCCCGAAAACCATGGCAGACGGCCTCTAAACATCAACGATTGTCCAAAAAGAAACGCCGCGGGTGGTAGGCGGCCCGAACTGCGGTCTCGGGTGGGAGGGGGCGTCACAAGATCTGGACTCCAGACCGATGGAAACACCTGAGTTTACATACCAGAAAATGGTGTTAACCAAATTTTAAGTAATTTTAGGAAAATGTGGATATGGAAATGAATTTACACACCGGAAAATTGTTTTAACCAATTTTCAAGTAATTTTAGCGCGATATGCCATTTAGCCaacctgttttttttttgttaatgAAGTCGTTACTTGTGTAAAAAAATAAAGTGGCTAAATGTTTTTTCTATGATTGAACTAGAAACTATCGTGTAGTATATCACAATGTAATTAAGATAGATGTGCTGCTAATGACTAATTTTATGCCGCGTGTCTAGGTTACTATGGTAGTTAAACTTAGAACTTGTTCAATATTTAGTTGGATTTAATTAATACATAAATTGCTAACTATTTCAACATTATCTTACCTAAGGCGACCAAGCGTTTTCTCACTTTGGCATTTATAAACAGGACAACATGAAAATGAACTAACTACTATAATCGTTCTATAATGCCATGATTTGCCTAATTATAACGCCACTAGAAGAACAAAAGGTAAAATGCCGTGCATGCACAGATGAATTATTAGGTAGCATACTCCTACATAGGTATAGCTTATGTTCATGACAAAAATAGAAAGGAATGTGATGTCGGCACTTATATAACTATGACATTCGCCCTCCATTAACCTTGTCACTTTTGTTTCTTTGCTGAGTTTAATATGAACATTTTAGCATCTAATGCATGTGCCAGCCAATTAGCCATGCATGACCCACTTAAGATGAAAGCTAGCATATAATAAACGGCAAGAATCACACCAACGAAAATTTGAATTGCAGGAAAAACGGCGCCCGTCCGTTGCATTTGCAGTCCCTATTCCCTAGTATCTTTAACTTTTGTTAGACAGAGACAGAGGCATGTTGCTGACGTGGACGCCAATGTTGACAACAGTTCGTTGAATGATAGTATTTTTGTAGTGTGTTGACTCCTTTTCTTATTCCTATAACAAGTCTTGCAGCAAATCAGGTACCATCTTTATCTTTGTGCATTCCCGTTTGGTGGGGGAACAAAATTTCCATTGCTTTTAAAGAGTGGACGCCAGACTCAACCGGAGCAAGAGAGATGCATTTGCATGGAATATTGTTCCAAATCCCAAGGTAGATAAACTTGAGTTTGACACTAGGGTGGAATATAATAATTCAGACTTTTTCACCTGCATTTTTTCTATTTGTCAAAAAAAATCCCATTTTCATCTATATTTCGCGACAATAAATTATTAATATTCCCTCCGTCCGAAAAAGATATttttaaatttggatgtatctaaacATGATTTGGTGTATAGATAAATGAGCATCTTTTTTTTACGGAAGGAGTAGTAAAAAAAAGTTTATACAGTTCAAAAAAAATGTTTATAGCACAAAATCAAAGTCCTGACGTTTTTTTTAAAGCCCTTTTCTCTCATTCGTTGTTTAGGGTAATATTTCTAGGCCCAACTTATGCGGCCCACTACGATTTCTAGGCCACGGCGGGTCGCGCTCACGCCCAAGCTGTCTCGAAAGCGGACCGCGCGTGCTGCCCTAAACCACGGCAAGACCCACCGGCCGTCGAAGCGCCGCCGCACACTCTGCGTCCCCATCGCCGCGCCGCCCGGCGGCACAGGTTCCAAGCCGCCGACTCTCCGCCCCCGCGCGTAAGTTCCCACTCAACCTCCCTTTGCGATGCCCGAATCGCTGCTTCGTGCAGCATCAATCGCTACAacttttggtcgatttggttcaTCTAGATGGATAGACTGCAGGCTTTAGTAATCACAATTCACAAGTACGGGATACGATTGTTGAAACATCTTTGCCTCTGTATGTATAATGCAACTCGTTTCTGAGCTACGGAGGAAGACTGAATTTGGTTGCATCTGTAAAATGCCACTGCCTACATTCTAATCCCCACTAGTACTTGTTTAGTCTGAATTCTACTTAGATCGATTCTCTGTAAGGACCTGATTAGGCTCAAAATTGCATCCAATTGCCATCAGCAGAGTGGCAGTGCACTGGCAAAGAGTTCAGCTACATGTCATGTTTGCGAAGTTACCATAAAGCCGAACCCGTATATCTCCCATCAGTGGTTCCTAACCTCTGCACTAAATTCCCCCTGGCAGGCGCGCCTAGTGGAGAGCAATGGACCAGACGAGCTCCGCCGCCGCGGCAACTCCTCATCATCCAAGAGCGAAGGCCACCCTGGTTCTCGGAGCAGAGTCCTTCGCGGTCAGCTCCGAGTCCGGTACACTGTCGGAGCAGCTGGCGGCGACGAGGGAGAGGAGCATGGTCATCCTCAAGGACTACATCACCAGGAACAACGCCCCGAACGACGTCCCGGATGAGTCCATCGAGGGCTTGTCTGACGACGAGGGCGAGGCTCTCGCTAAGAAT
It includes:
- the LOC127314644 gene encoding uncharacterized protein, which translates into the protein MDQTSSAAAATPHHPRAKATLVLGAESFAVSSESGTLSEQLAATRERSMVILKDYITRNNAPNDVPDESIEGLSDDEGEALAKNPPKKSKKQK